GGATGAAAATGTTCATATAGTTTTTTTAACTCCTGTAGCTAAACCTTTTGTACAAAATGATGCTAAAAGGCTCTCTAAAAAATCCCATATAGCCTTTGTGAGTGGAAGATATGAGGGGATTGATGAGAGAGTTATAGAAGAATTTGCAGATGAAGTCTTCTCCATAGGAGACTATATCTTAACAGGTGGAGAGCTTGCCTCTCTTGTGATGTGTGATGCGATAAGTAGAAATGTTGATGGAGTACTCGGCAATTGTGAGTCTTTAGATATTGAGAGTTTTGAGACTCCTCTTTTAGAAGCACCATCTTTTTCTAAACCACAAAATTTTAGGGGTTTTTTCGTCTCATCAGAATATTTAAAGGGAAATCACAGTAAAATTCGCTCACTAAAATTAGCCCTGTCTGAATGCAAGACCAAATTCTTTAGACCAGAGCAGCTTTTAAAGCACAGAACGCAGTCGCACTAGTGCTTAGATGATGGAATTATTTCTATCATCGTTTTAAATAAATGAAGGTTTCCTTCATTTTATGAAATAAAATTAAGGAATTAGCTTATGAGAAATAAGTACATAGAAAACTTTGAAAAAGCACAAGTAGCAGAGAAAAATATTCCTGACTTTCGTGCTGGTGATACTGTTCGTTTGGCAGTAACGATTAAAGAGGGTGATAAATCTCGTATACAAAACTACGAGGGCGTCTGTATTGCAAAAAGAGGACAAGGAACAGGTCAAACTGTAACAGTCCGTAAAATAGGAGCTAACGGTGTTGGTATAGAGAGAATCTTTCCACTATATACTGACTCTATCAATGAGATAACAGTTATTCGTCGCGGTCGTGTCCGTCGTGCGAAACTATTTTATCTTCGTGATCTTGCTGGTAAAAAAGCTCGCATTAAAGAACTTAGAAGAAAATAATCTTCTAAGTCCCCACACTTTTTAAATCTTCTTATAAATATTACAACTCTTTTTATACGCAAACATATAGTACAATCATTCTACTTTAGCATAAAAACTAGTAGTACAATGAGCTATTTAGGTCACTACGCAAAATAGTAAACATAAACTCTTTTACAAAAAATAAAACTGGCGTTGATTATAATGGCCTTAATATTAAGACATAAATTCAGTTAAGTTAATTTCTAAAATCGTTAAAATAATATGAAATTAATGGAGAAAAACATGAGTTGAGAAAAAGGTTAAACTTATAGTGCTGAGCAAAAAACACTCTTAAAAATCAAGATGTTACTTTTATGGATACAAAGACTTTTTCTTGTTATTAACTATATTAAAAAACAAAAAAACCTTATAAGGTTCCATGCTCGCCATATATATGGATAGAAACTCTATGAGAGAATAGACAATAATACTTATGATAATTTTAGAGATATCAA
This genomic stretch from Sulfurimonas hongkongensis harbors:
- the trmD gene encoding tRNA (guanosine(37)-N1)-methyltransferase TrmD, which gives rise to MNFTFVTLFKNIVEGYFSDSILKRAIEKNIININYLNPREFSDNKHNKVDDSAAGGGAGMVMNPQPLFDALSDLKEQDENVHIVFLTPVAKPFVQNDAKRLSKKSHIAFVSGRYEGIDERVIEEFADEVFSIGDYILTGGELASLVMCDAISRNVDGVLGNCESLDIESFETPLLEAPSFSKPQNFRGFFVSSEYLKGNHSKIRSLKLALSECKTKFFRPEQLLKHRTQSH
- the rplS gene encoding 50S ribosomal protein L19; translated protein: MRNKYIENFEKAQVAEKNIPDFRAGDTVRLAVTIKEGDKSRIQNYEGVCIAKRGQGTGQTVTVRKIGANGVGIERIFPLYTDSINEITVIRRGRVRRAKLFYLRDLAGKKARIKELRRK